A region of Myxococcaceae bacterium JPH2 DNA encodes the following proteins:
- the pgsA gene encoding CDP-diacylglycerol--glycerol-3-phosphate 3-phosphatidyltransferase, protein MAIDRATRKQRREERARRRAERRPSVLVQEFWNLPNMLTLGRILLIPVFVWLTYDADPLHSLAAAAVFAVASITDVIDGYLARRWNLITVVGKFMDPLADKLIAMAALVMMVRLGRIAAWVVIVLLAREFIVSGLRTIAASEGMVIAAGQEGKWKTSLQLVGIISLCVHYVHPLDLGFRTVPVDYNQVGKVLVYLSGAFSLWSAVVYFRAFLAMLARRGGAAADAKSV, encoded by the coding sequence ATGGCCATAGACCGAGCGACCCGGAAGCAGCGCAGGGAAGAGCGGGCTCGGCGGCGCGCGGAGCGCCGTCCCAGCGTGCTGGTGCAGGAGTTCTGGAACCTGCCCAACATGCTCACCCTGGGGCGCATCCTCCTCATCCCGGTCTTCGTCTGGCTGACGTACGACGCGGATCCGCTCCACTCGCTGGCCGCCGCCGCCGTGTTCGCCGTGGCCTCCATCACGGACGTGATTGATGGCTATCTGGCCCGCCGGTGGAACCTCATCACCGTGGTCGGCAAGTTCATGGACCCCCTGGCGGACAAGCTCATCGCCATGGCGGCCCTGGTGATGATGGTCCGGCTGGGGCGCATCGCCGCCTGGGTCGTCATCGTCCTGCTGGCCCGCGAGTTCATCGTCAGCGGCCTGCGCACCATCGCGGCCAGCGAGGGCATGGTCATCGCGGCGGGGCAGGAGGGGAAGTGGAAGACGTCCCTCCAACTGGTGGGCATCATTTCACTGTGCGTCCATTACGTGCACCCGTTGGACCTGGGGTTCCGCACGGTGCCTGTCGACTACAACCAGGTGGGGAAGGTGCTCGTGTATCTCTCGGGCGCGTTTTCACTCTGGAGCGCAGTCGTCTACTTCCGTGCGTTCCTCGCCATGCTCGCCCGCCGTGGCGGGGCGGCGGCGGATGCGAAAAGTGTTTGA
- a CDS encoding ABC transporter permease, which produces MIRLVRELYQYRGLLLSLVQRELKARYRGSFLGFLWTFLNPMLHMMVYALLFTVVMRNNTPNYAYFMFVGLLPWIWFSSSIGGGASAISDRRDLMTKVRFPAQVLPTTVVVTNLCNYVLSLPLMFLMGALYGQWPTWHIIVFPVVVIIQLCFTTALTYILAAVNVTFRDLQHIVMNLMTLWFFATPVLFQLSTIQNERMRMLVGLVNPMSIIITSYQAMFYEHRLPDGEPLLILAVFSVALLWASSSIFEARREEFAESI; this is translated from the coding sequence ATGATCCGCCTCGTCCGTGAGCTGTACCAGTACCGGGGCCTGCTGCTCAGCCTCGTCCAGCGCGAGCTGAAGGCGCGCTACCGTGGCTCGTTCCTAGGGTTCTTGTGGACGTTCCTGAACCCCATGCTGCACATGATGGTGTACGCGCTGCTGTTCACCGTCGTGATGCGCAACAACACGCCCAACTACGCCTACTTCATGTTCGTGGGCCTGTTGCCGTGGATCTGGTTCAGCAGCTCCATTGGTGGAGGCGCCAGCGCCATCAGTGACCGCCGGGACCTGATGACCAAGGTCCGCTTCCCGGCCCAGGTCCTGCCCACCACCGTGGTGGTCACCAACCTGTGCAACTACGTGCTGTCGCTGCCCCTCATGTTCCTCATGGGGGCGCTCTACGGCCAGTGGCCCACCTGGCACATCATCGTCTTCCCCGTGGTGGTCATCATCCAGCTCTGCTTCACCACGGCGCTGACGTACATCCTCGCCGCGGTGAACGTGACGTTCCGGGACCTCCAGCACATCGTCATGAACCTCATGACGCTGTGGTTCTTCGCCACGCCGGTGCTGTTCCAGCTCTCCACCATCCAGAACGAGCGGATGCGGATGCTGGTGGGCCTGGTCAACCCGATGTCCATCATCATCACGTCCTACCAGGCCATGTTCTACGAGCACCGCCTGCCGGATGGTGAGCCCTTGTTGATCCTGGCCGTGTTCTCGGTCGCGCTCCTCTGGGCTTCTTCCTCCATCTTCGAAGCCCGCCGCGAGGAGTTCGCGGAGTCGATTTGA
- a CDS encoding ABC transporter ATP-binding protein encodes MPPSTDAIVLRDVVKSFKKRTIRGEYTTFKSELLRWLRGERLPKEKGLITALRGINLVIPRGKTVGIIGRNGSGKSTLLKLITGIYAPTSGEMQINGRISALLDLGAGFHPDFSGRENILINGIILGMSRAEVRARMDEIIAFSELGEFIDEPVRTYSSGMYMRLAFSVATHVDPDILIIDEILAVGDEHFAKKSLAKMTEFKKQGKTIVLVTHDLGTVDRWCDLVAWIDGGYMRRVGPPAEITREYKQAIALAEAQSVVFTPPALTEGGGALPQVNPTPESAPVAAPSPVRITGVCWKGATGELVEALTPEQGAEVCVEYAADAGCADAEFELSLLSADGRTLYETSTRLESVALPQHLPPEGRLRFVMERVGLLAGEYVLRVTARSSGATVVERRTFQVTAPQVDRGVFRPVHRWVVEDAAVANRPASTQANSVAS; translated from the coding sequence ATGCCGCCATCCACGGACGCCATCGTTCTGCGCGATGTCGTCAAGAGCTTCAAGAAGCGCACCATCCGGGGCGAGTACACGACCTTCAAGTCCGAGTTGCTGCGGTGGCTGCGCGGCGAGCGGTTGCCCAAGGAGAAGGGGCTCATCACCGCGCTGCGCGGCATCAACCTCGTCATCCCCCGGGGGAAGACGGTCGGCATCATCGGCCGCAACGGCTCCGGGAAGAGCACGCTGCTCAAGCTCATCACCGGCATCTACGCCCCCACGTCCGGGGAGATGCAGATCAACGGTCGCATCTCCGCGCTGTTGGACCTGGGCGCGGGGTTCCATCCGGACTTCTCCGGCCGGGAGAACATCCTCATCAACGGCATCATCCTGGGGATGTCTCGCGCGGAAGTGCGGGCGCGCATGGATGAGATCATCGCCTTCAGTGAGCTGGGCGAGTTCATCGACGAGCCGGTGCGCACCTACTCCAGCGGCATGTACATGCGCCTGGCGTTCTCGGTGGCCACGCACGTGGATCCGGACATCCTCATCATCGACGAGATCCTCGCGGTGGGTGACGAGCACTTCGCCAAGAAGAGCCTCGCGAAGATGACGGAGTTCAAGAAGCAGGGGAAAACCATCGTCCTGGTGACGCATGACCTGGGCACGGTGGATCGCTGGTGTGACCTGGTCGCGTGGATTGATGGCGGCTACATGCGCCGCGTGGGCCCCCCTGCGGAGATCACCCGGGAGTACAAGCAGGCCATCGCCCTGGCCGAGGCCCAGTCGGTGGTCTTCACGCCGCCCGCGCTGACCGAGGGTGGCGGTGCCCTGCCGCAGGTGAACCCGACGCCGGAGTCCGCTCCGGTGGCCGCGCCGTCGCCGGTGCGCATCACGGGCGTGTGCTGGAAGGGGGCGACTGGCGAACTCGTGGAGGCGCTGACGCCCGAGCAGGGCGCGGAAGTCTGCGTGGAGTACGCGGCGGACGCGGGCTGCGCGGATGCCGAGTTCGAGCTGTCGCTGCTGTCCGCGGATGGCCGCACGCTCTATGAGACGAGCACGCGGCTGGAGTCCGTGGCGCTGCCTCAGCACCTGCCGCCCGAGGGGCGCCTGCGCTTCGTGATGGAGCGGGTGGGGCTGCTCGCGGGCGAGTACGTGCTGCGCGTGACGGCGCGCAGCTCGGGCGCCACGGTGGTGGAGCGCCGCACGTTCCAGGTGACCGCGCCGCAGGTGGATCGCGGCGTGTTCCGGCCAGTGCATCGGTGGGTGGTGGAGGACGCGGCCGTGGCGAATCGCCCGGCCTCGACGCAGGCCAACAGCGTGGCCTCGTGA
- a CDS encoding glycosyltransferase — translation MVAVVRRLLDERRPCLPERCEEVTALEATLRLLTQALHQARPSGSLPLSPLQEAARLSVPHEFEVPASHRARLGRVVTATKRAFVDGLRPLHVEALRPQADFNKAAVRVLEHLSVHRGLGLRETLVPWIRQQLEAKADPTRWQVVRSHRGGALGSVVQAAKRSYLSAVGPVLEALLERQRSWNIALVEALVTAAGPVPPDEATSARLIAELCGQVDPLRADALPKVLQATSPLWGELLRRQSRFNEQVVLALAGVLGTRTPAPQPPELGDFAGWCARREPGEIAAAREGVARLERRPLVSLVTPVYDTPEPYFRECLASVRAQLYAEWEWVLVDDASPAPHVARMLREAAASDSRIRVVSLERNGGIARATNAGLADARGEFVGFLDHDDTLAPHALAEAVLAFAAEPSFDVVYSDEDRLDSEGRRTAPFFKPDWSPDLLRSVNYICHFVVARRSLLESVGGLREGFDGSQDYELLLRLSEATRGIGHVPRLLYHWRANPASFSSQSAGLARATEAGVRALREHLGRTGESAEVSSPVPTQYRVRYAVRGAPKVSIVVPFKDRPDLLDTLVTSLLGLTAYPNYEVLLVSNNSTKLETFALLERLTDPRLVKLTWDHPFNYPAINNWAAKQATGELLLFLNNDMEVVDPGWLEELVSQAQRPEVGAVGCKLLFPEGTVQHAGCVVGLTGFAGHPFWRLPDAPVATPFGHAQWTRNWLSVTSACVMVRRAVWEELGGFDERFQVCGSDVELGLRLNRRSLRVVYTPHARLIHHESASRRADAIPESDYWWSFVAYRPWLGPRGDPFYNPNLTLRGTDCVLREHDEDGEAFAVRTLGRDVPSAQDPALEERARQQRHLVEHLSELDFTPEEARRSRDEAPGALASLRARGRVETATWFVPAFGHVYAGVQTLFRFADLMHRRHGVRNDFVIYDRPGARPGDFESRVAATFPSVAGAFRVLSGPAELASLPACDLAVATYWTSAYQVLRHPRASVRAYFVQDYEPMFFAAGTQWALAEQTYLLGFQGLFNTPGLRDHVAAQHGMGGFAFEPAVEGDVFHARRPARSGPVRVFFYGRPGNERNGFELGLAALARLKRELGSAVDIVTAGAEWNPESYGVRGLVTNLGVLPAERTAALYRECDVGLCFMFTKHPSYLPLEMMACGVCVVTNDNPANHWLLRDGDNCLLAAPTASSVLGQLRRAVSDSSLRQRLGVSAAERVRRTTWESEADRMMDHLLGRTLQDRGAA, via the coding sequence ATGGTGGCGGTGGTGCGGAGGCTGCTCGACGAGCGCCGGCCGTGTCTCCCTGAGCGGTGTGAGGAGGTCACGGCCCTGGAGGCCACGCTGCGCCTGCTCACCCAGGCGCTGCATCAGGCTCGGCCTTCGGGCTCCCTCCCGCTGTCGCCGCTTCAGGAGGCCGCGCGCCTGTCGGTCCCGCACGAGTTCGAGGTGCCCGCGTCCCATCGCGCGCGTCTCGGACGGGTGGTGACCGCCACCAAGCGCGCCTTCGTCGACGGGCTTCGCCCGCTCCACGTCGAGGCGCTGCGCCCCCAGGCGGACTTCAACAAGGCCGCGGTGCGCGTGCTGGAGCACCTGTCCGTGCATCGCGGGCTGGGCCTGCGCGAGACGCTGGTGCCGTGGATCCGCCAGCAGTTGGAAGCGAAGGCGGACCCCACGCGCTGGCAGGTGGTGCGCTCGCACCGAGGGGGCGCGCTGGGCTCCGTGGTTCAGGCGGCGAAGCGCTCGTATCTCTCCGCGGTGGGGCCGGTGCTGGAGGCGCTGCTCGAGCGTCAGCGGAGCTGGAACATCGCGCTGGTCGAGGCGCTCGTCACCGCGGCGGGGCCCGTGCCTCCGGATGAGGCCACCTCGGCGCGGCTCATCGCGGAGCTGTGCGGCCAGGTGGATCCGCTGCGTGCGGACGCGCTTCCCAAGGTCCTGCAGGCCACCTCGCCCTTGTGGGGCGAGTTGCTGCGCCGCCAGTCCCGATTCAACGAGCAGGTGGTGCTGGCCCTGGCGGGCGTGCTGGGGACCCGTACCCCCGCGCCCCAGCCTCCGGAGCTGGGTGACTTCGCGGGATGGTGTGCCCGACGTGAGCCAGGGGAGATTGCCGCCGCGCGCGAGGGCGTGGCCCGGCTGGAGCGCCGGCCGCTCGTCTCGCTCGTCACGCCGGTCTACGACACGCCCGAGCCGTACTTCCGAGAGTGTCTCGCGTCCGTGCGGGCGCAGCTCTATGCCGAGTGGGAGTGGGTGCTCGTCGATGACGCGAGCCCGGCGCCGCATGTCGCGCGGATGCTTCGTGAGGCCGCCGCGAGCGACTCGCGCATTCGCGTGGTGTCGCTGGAGCGCAATGGCGGAATCGCCCGCGCCACCAACGCGGGACTCGCCGACGCGCGGGGCGAGTTCGTGGGCTTCCTCGACCATGACGACACGCTGGCGCCTCATGCGCTGGCCGAGGCCGTGCTGGCCTTCGCGGCGGAGCCCTCGTTCGATGTCGTCTACAGCGACGAGGACCGGTTGGACTCGGAGGGGCGGCGCACCGCGCCCTTCTTCAAGCCCGACTGGTCGCCGGACCTGCTGCGCTCGGTCAACTACATCTGCCACTTCGTGGTGGCGCGCCGAAGTCTCCTGGAGTCGGTGGGCGGACTGCGCGAGGGCTTCGACGGCTCGCAGGACTACGAGCTGTTGCTGCGCCTGAGCGAGGCCACTCGGGGCATCGGGCATGTGCCTCGGCTGCTGTACCACTGGCGCGCCAATCCGGCCTCGTTCTCCAGTCAGTCCGCGGGGCTGGCTCGGGCCACGGAGGCGGGCGTGCGCGCGCTGCGCGAGCACCTGGGCCGCACCGGCGAGTCCGCCGAGGTGTCGAGCCCCGTGCCCACGCAGTATCGGGTGCGGTACGCCGTGCGGGGTGCGCCCAAGGTCTCCATCGTCGTTCCGTTCAAGGACCGGCCGGACCTGCTCGACACGCTGGTGACGTCGCTGCTGGGGCTCACCGCGTATCCGAACTACGAGGTGCTGCTCGTCTCCAACAACAGCACGAAGCTGGAGACGTTCGCGCTGCTGGAGCGCCTCACGGATCCACGTCTGGTGAAGCTCACGTGGGACCACCCCTTCAACTACCCGGCCATCAACAACTGGGCGGCGAAGCAGGCGACGGGGGAGCTGCTCCTCTTCCTCAACAACGACATGGAGGTGGTGGACCCCGGCTGGCTGGAAGAGCTGGTATCCCAGGCCCAGCGCCCCGAGGTGGGCGCGGTGGGCTGCAAGCTGCTCTTCCCCGAAGGGACGGTGCAGCACGCGGGCTGTGTCGTGGGGCTCACCGGCTTCGCGGGCCATCCGTTCTGGCGGCTCCCGGACGCGCCCGTGGCCACGCCCTTCGGCCATGCGCAGTGGACGCGCAACTGGCTGTCCGTCACCAGTGCCTGCGTGATGGTGCGCCGGGCCGTCTGGGAGGAGTTGGGCGGCTTCGACGAGCGCTTCCAGGTGTGTGGCAGTGACGTGGAGCTGGGGCTGCGGTTGAACCGCCGGAGCCTGCGCGTGGTGTACACGCCGCACGCGCGCCTCATCCATCACGAGTCCGCCAGCCGTCGCGCGGACGCCATTCCCGAGTCCGACTACTGGTGGTCCTTCGTGGCCTACCGGCCTTGGTTGGGCCCGCGCGGGGACCCCTTCTACAACCCCAACCTCACGCTGCGAGGCACGGACTGCGTGCTGCGCGAGCACGATGAGGACGGGGAGGCGTTCGCCGTGCGCACCCTGGGCCGCGACGTGCCGAGCGCTCAGGACCCCGCGCTGGAGGAGCGTGCCCGCCAGCAGCGACACCTGGTGGAGCACCTGAGCGAGCTGGACTTCACTCCGGAGGAGGCGCGCCGCTCGCGTGACGAGGCGCCTGGAGCGCTGGCTTCGCTGCGTGCTCGGGGCCGGGTGGAGACGGCCACGTGGTTCGTGCCCGCCTTCGGCCATGTGTACGCGGGCGTTCAGACCCTCTTCCGCTTCGCGGACCTGATGCATCGGCGCCATGGCGTGCGCAACGACTTCGTCATCTACGACCGGCCGGGCGCGCGTCCAGGGGACTTCGAGTCGCGCGTGGCCGCGACGTTCCCCTCTGTCGCCGGTGCGTTCCGGGTGCTGTCCGGGCCCGCGGAGCTGGCCTCGCTGCCCGCGTGCGACCTGGCCGTCGCCACGTATTGGACGTCCGCCTATCAAGTCCTCCGGCACCCGCGTGCCTCCGTGCGCGCGTACTTCGTGCAGGACTACGAGCCGATGTTCTTCGCCGCGGGGACCCAGTGGGCGCTGGCCGAGCAGACGTACCTGCTGGGCTTCCAGGGCCTCTTCAACACGCCGGGCCTGCGCGACCACGTGGCCGCGCAGCACGGAATGGGCGGGTTCGCCTTCGAGCCGGCGGTAGAAGGCGACGTGTTCCACGCGCGGCGCCCGGCCCGCTCGGGGCCTGTGCGCGTGTTCTTCTACGGACGCCCTGGGAACGAGCGGAACGGGTTCGAGCTGGGGCTCGCCGCGCTGGCTCGCCTCAAGCGCGAGCTGGGCTCGGCCGTGGACATCGTCACCGCGGGGGCGGAGTGGAACCCCGAGTCCTATGGCGTCCGAGGGCTGGTGACGAACCTGGGCGTGCTGCCCGCGGAGCGCACGGCCGCGCTCTATCGCGAGTGCGACGTGGGCCTGTGCTTCATGTTCACGAAGCACCCGTCCTATCTGCCGCTGGAGATGATGGCGTGCGGCGTCTGCGTGGTGACCAATGACAATCCCGCCAATCACTGGTTGTTGCGAGATGGGGACAACTGCCTGCTGGCCGCGCCGACCGCGAGTTCGGTGCTCGGCCAGCTGCGGCGCGCGGTGAGTGATTCCTCGCTTCGCCAGCGATTGGGCGTGAGCGCCGCCGAGCGCGTGCGCCGCACGACCTGGGAGTCAGAGGCGGATCGGATGATGGACCATCTTCTCGGGCGCACGCTTCAGGACCGCGGGGCCGCTTGA
- a CDS encoding methyltransferase, with protein MSDTNKSTGHEGGSAPSTPESLLFWKKTSGYSYREMIRSREAKGNPAYRQQEQVLTQLVQAEQQRQERALDVLEFGCGFGRHAAYLSGLPGVRYHGYDISEAMLAPLRASPPKSLVPLEERLFVGEDPLRATGGRQFDVVFTVSVLIHNPIEQLPKILESMGRMLRPGGLLVLIENQLVPFSLWDNTWHEGCWLHAFQDLVPDGWDLHHGSGLVTTHDVYVLKRNGTEQGGRRFFHLMGPDRARDEVQPISREALCLQALPRAQQWATQAGAALQHATRSGDVRVAELTERLSTETERFQRRQRLFSLADDLAGLRGRRHVSGAEATALEPAHAHPQTPPAVLFDDALDTRWANSFPQFGRLMHVFHQEWHGIRAAAGYLPGHKLAITSERPLSVADLRNVIETISGSLCTQVIVHGYSPNAHELLVATRKALGSSVRLLCVWHGSTAQFHHSFELECFAQLLELCRRGVVDRVGSVKPGMHRFATELFPKTLLNLPPKVAASAQQVPGTRASRTALIPTPNDWRKNFYTNLFAFTASPRLDDVYVTADFKLPPALKPTKRIHRVRRPSRTEFFDLVRKSDVVLNASLSECQPMTGLESLSLGVPCVSGPLSLGALDAHPYQRLAQVAGVDTVEVVEAAIEQLLALRERAPVELSQMMADYAKCLSSDAVQILEDFVQP; from the coding sequence ATGTCCGATACGAACAAGAGCACGGGCCACGAGGGGGGCTCTGCTCCGAGCACCCCAGAAAGCCTTCTTTTCTGGAAGAAGACCAGCGGCTACTCCTACCGCGAGATGATCCGAAGCCGCGAGGCGAAGGGTAACCCTGCATATCGGCAGCAAGAGCAGGTGCTGACCCAGCTTGTGCAGGCTGAGCAGCAGAGACAAGAGCGCGCCCTGGATGTTCTTGAGTTCGGCTGCGGCTTCGGTCGCCATGCGGCCTACCTCAGTGGGCTCCCTGGCGTCCGCTACCACGGATACGACATCTCTGAGGCGATGCTCGCTCCCTTGCGAGCCAGTCCTCCGAAGTCGCTCGTCCCGCTCGAAGAGCGGCTCTTCGTGGGTGAAGACCCGCTGCGGGCCACGGGGGGGCGCCAGTTCGATGTCGTCTTCACCGTCTCGGTCCTCATCCACAATCCGATCGAGCAGCTCCCGAAGATCCTTGAGTCGATGGGGCGGATGCTGCGTCCGGGTGGGCTGCTGGTGCTCATCGAGAACCAGCTGGTGCCCTTCAGCCTGTGGGACAACACCTGGCATGAGGGGTGTTGGCTGCATGCCTTCCAGGACCTGGTTCCGGATGGCTGGGACCTTCACCACGGCTCGGGGCTCGTGACCACGCACGATGTCTACGTACTCAAGCGGAATGGTACCGAGCAGGGCGGTCGACGGTTCTTCCACTTGATGGGTCCCGATCGTGCCCGCGACGAGGTGCAGCCGATTTCCCGTGAGGCGTTGTGCCTGCAAGCCTTGCCGCGCGCCCAGCAGTGGGCGACGCAGGCGGGGGCAGCTCTGCAGCACGCCACGCGGAGTGGGGATGTTCGGGTCGCGGAGCTGACGGAGCGCCTCTCCACAGAGACGGAGCGCTTTCAGCGTCGACAGCGGCTGTTCTCGCTGGCGGACGACCTGGCTGGACTGCGGGGGCGCCGTCACGTGAGCGGGGCAGAGGCCACCGCGCTGGAGCCTGCCCACGCGCACCCCCAGACGCCTCCTGCCGTGCTCTTTGACGATGCGCTCGATACTCGCTGGGCGAATTCATTCCCCCAGTTCGGGCGACTGATGCACGTCTTCCACCAAGAGTGGCATGGCATTCGGGCCGCCGCTGGGTACCTGCCAGGCCACAAGCTGGCCATCACCTCCGAACGGCCGCTGTCCGTCGCGGATCTCCGCAACGTCATCGAGACGATCTCTGGGAGCTTGTGCACCCAGGTCATCGTCCATGGCTATTCGCCCAATGCTCATGAGCTGTTGGTCGCCACGCGCAAGGCGCTTGGCTCCTCGGTCCGGTTGCTGTGCGTGTGGCATGGCTCGACGGCGCAGTTTCATCACTCCTTCGAGCTGGAGTGCTTCGCGCAGTTGCTGGAGCTGTGCCGTCGCGGTGTCGTGGACCGGGTCGGCTCCGTCAAGCCTGGGATGCATCGGTTTGCGACGGAACTCTTTCCCAAGACACTGCTCAACCTTCCTCCGAAGGTGGCTGCCTCTGCGCAGCAGGTGCCGGGAACCCGCGCGAGCCGGACGGCGCTCATTCCCACGCCCAACGACTGGCGGAAGAACTTCTACACGAACCTCTTCGCCTTCACCGCGTCGCCGCGGCTCGATGACGTCTACGTGACGGCGGACTTCAAGCTGCCGCCAGCGCTCAAGCCGACCAAGCGGATTCACCGGGTCCGGCGGCCGAGCCGCACCGAGTTCTTTGACCTGGTCCGCAAGTCGGATGTGGTTCTCAATGCATCCCTGTCGGAGTGTCAGCCGATGACCGGGCTGGAATCGCTGTCGCTCGGGGTGCCGTGTGTCTCGGGGCCGCTCAGTCTTGGGGCCTTGGACGCACATCCCTATCAGCGGCTTGCCCAGGTCGCGGGAGTCGACACCGTGGAGGTCGTGGAGGCTGCCATCGAGCAGCTGCTGGCCCTTCGCGAGCGGGCACCCGTGGAGTTGTCGCAGATGATGGCGGACTACGCGAAGTGCCTGTCCTCCGACGCCGTCCAAATTCTTGAGGATTTCGTGCAGCCATGA
- a CDS encoding glycosyltransferase, which yields MKPRRVCFVTSEIYPATAGGIGRIIHNLIEESLRRTDAVEFHLLLCTESGADPLVVSNHFGGKVTVHATPPREPWSQAFDEQGVYAPRESFTDSYWHGESMGILLHLRKLASQGLHFDVIEFPDYTGVAFCTLQDKLLGCGFQDTEIAVRLHSTSGVLVPHEPNLLNRDYLGEFELERKALLDADRVISHLPGVAEHNRQFYGFPESWLTKVVQEFPPVAPRMASRPELYTGERDVLFATKIQTLKRPDLFVRGVSAFLRSCPEYRGHAVFSCHAPSEDTLSAIKALIPPDLRRRFRFVPPGPDRDELLRKSIVVIPSDYESLNLTAYEASVAGATLVLNGACPAFAPGTPWADGKNCYTFDGSVESLAAALQRAWQTPVTTPVEWSVDVPYWEGALRHAPPEPAPRSTRPLVSVLITNHNLARYLPETLASVAASSYPEIEIIIVDDASTEAFDHEVLQRISEDIAKGDSGVRLVRNTVNRGLPASRNIGIRAAKGAYILPLDADDCISPTFIEMAVNALERHAEFDVVVPSTGYFPDDAALEARRFSDYALFIGDCPTMGMVANRLSCATSLMRRSLFDRFKYNDRLTSYEDWDLYLRLSHAGHRFLVTNAIHFHYRKRPGSMISGVNPRRHVELLRQMHMSLPRPMTAAAHAWAFFSVAEPARPHAAAPVMTSTDLPALRYEFADALNGALKRVPLVHTLLKQAASGLGDGADKPRRHELMDMLNSTLKRLPGVHSTLKRVVKPGGRGA from the coding sequence ATGAAGCCGCGTCGCGTCTGTTTCGTCACCTCAGAGATCTATCCCGCCACCGCCGGCGGCATCGGCCGCATCATCCACAATCTCATCGAGGAGTCGCTCCGACGGACGGATGCCGTGGAGTTTCATCTCCTCCTGTGCACGGAGTCGGGGGCGGATCCGCTCGTCGTCTCGAATCACTTCGGGGGCAAGGTGACGGTGCATGCCACCCCTCCGCGCGAGCCGTGGAGCCAGGCATTCGACGAGCAAGGCGTCTATGCTCCTCGCGAGTCTTTCACCGATTCGTATTGGCATGGCGAATCGATGGGGATCCTGCTTCACCTCCGCAAGCTTGCCAGCCAGGGACTCCACTTCGATGTGATTGAGTTCCCGGACTACACAGGTGTCGCATTCTGCACCCTGCAAGACAAGCTGCTGGGGTGCGGTTTCCAGGACACGGAGATCGCGGTTCGCTTGCACTCGACGTCCGGCGTGTTGGTTCCGCACGAGCCGAACCTCCTGAATCGGGACTACCTGGGCGAGTTCGAGCTGGAGCGGAAGGCGCTCCTCGATGCCGACCGCGTCATCTCGCATCTCCCTGGCGTGGCGGAGCACAACCGCCAGTTCTATGGGTTTCCAGAGTCCTGGCTGACGAAGGTGGTGCAAGAGTTTCCGCCGGTGGCCCCGCGGATGGCGTCCCGTCCCGAGCTGTATACCGGTGAGCGGGACGTGCTCTTCGCGACGAAGATCCAGACGCTCAAGCGGCCGGACCTCTTCGTTCGTGGGGTCAGTGCGTTCTTGCGCAGCTGCCCGGAGTATCGAGGGCATGCCGTTTTTTCCTGCCACGCGCCCTCGGAAGATACGCTGAGCGCCATCAAGGCGCTCATCCCGCCGGACCTGCGCCGGCGGTTCCGTTTCGTCCCGCCAGGCCCAGACCGGGACGAGCTCCTGCGAAAGAGCATCGTCGTCATTCCGTCTGACTACGAGTCGCTCAACCTCACAGCCTATGAAGCCTCCGTTGCGGGTGCGACGCTAGTCCTCAACGGTGCCTGCCCTGCCTTCGCCCCAGGGACTCCCTGGGCGGATGGCAAGAATTGCTACACGTTTGACGGCTCCGTGGAGTCCCTCGCGGCCGCGCTCCAGCGCGCGTGGCAGACGCCCGTGACGACCCCGGTGGAGTGGTCGGTCGACGTGCCCTACTGGGAAGGTGCGCTGCGCCACGCTCCGCCGGAGCCCGCCCCACGCTCGACTCGACCGCTGGTCAGCGTGCTCATCACCAACCACAACCTGGCGCGCTACCTGCCCGAGACGCTGGCCAGTGTGGCCGCCAGCAGCTATCCCGAGATTGAAATCATCATCGTCGATGATGCGTCGACGGAGGCTTTCGATCACGAAGTGCTGCAGCGGATCTCCGAGGATATCGCCAAGGGCGACTCGGGGGTGCGGTTGGTCCGCAACACTGTCAATCGAGGTCTCCCGGCTTCGCGCAACATTGGCATCCGGGCCGCGAAGGGCGCTTACATCCTCCCGCTCGACGCGGACGACTGCATCAGCCCGACCTTTATTGAGATGGCGGTGAATGCGCTGGAGCGCCATGCGGAGTTCGACGTGGTGGTTCCTTCGACGGGCTACTTCCCGGACGATGCCGCGCTCGAGGCTCGCAGGTTCTCGGACTACGCGCTGTTCATTGGCGACTGTCCCACCATGGGAATGGTGGCCAATCGTCTGTCTTGCGCGACATCCCTCATGCGGCGCTCTCTCTTTGACCGGTTCAAGTACAACGATCGGTTGACGAGCTATGAGGACTGGGACCTCTATTTGCGCCTGTCCCACGCCGGGCACCGGTTCCTCGTGACCAATGCGATTCACTTTCACTATCGCAAGCGCCCGGGCTCCATGATTTCGGGAGTGAATCCCCGTCGTCATGTCGAACTGCTTCGCCAGATGCACATGAGCCTGCCGCGGCCCATGACTGCCGCAGCCCACGCCTGGGCCTTCTTCTCGGTCGCGGAGCCCGCGCGTCCTCATGCGGCGGCCCCCGTGATGACTTCCACGGATTTGCCCGCGCTTCGCTATGAGTTTGCGGATGCCCTCAATGGCGCGCTGAAGCGCGTGCCCCTGGTGCATACCTTGCTCAAGCAGGCGGCGAGTGGCTTGGGGGATGGTGCTGACAAGCCCAGGCGCCATGAGCTGATGGACATGCTCAATAGCACCCTCAAGCGACTGCCGGGCGTCCACTCCACGCTGAAGCGGGTGGTGAAGCCCGGGGGCCGAGGCGCCTGA